Proteins from a genomic interval of Caulobacter sp. NIBR1757:
- a CDS encoding tyrosinase family protein: MSQFEQTRRIFMATTAAAAAAGTTAFAAAPARTAPKYTRYNLNSPKGQEMLKSYAKGVAAMLALPADHPQNWFRNAFVHLMDCPHGNWWFYVWHRGFIGYFEETIRNLSGNPEFALPYWDWTETPKIPAGLFDGPLTPTDAAFAPTTGNLNIFTSKMKPAMKAYWDKLSSAQRSQLIKRGYKTFDLMWNDVTGYSPSADAGISGNMAYAITCGSRYLSPDNPNFDAKTLDAVSPRKIAAGLSPLDYYNEDNTKSFTSSKTPSHNTAPSGATKFSVLEGFPHNKVHNCIGGVGAVDPGPYGSMTNFLSPVDPIFFMHHANMDRLWDVWTRKQEKLGLPILPTGPDLRTLSEEPFLFFVNGQGEYVGYSKAGAYLSTAAFDYGYEPARDDGLLLTARPKLKGRKAAAPYAVMAQPDGPGATAAIPRGVIDDHLADRLPAPLIAQVTIARPGGYSTTREFDVLINAPPGVTHVEADSPYYAGTVSFVGPIMAMHGDHGDHGGMEMSADTTFAVPLPQRPQAFNLLGATAPVAVNIRVIPAHDRDAAAPILKAVSVHSY, translated from the coding sequence ATGAGCCAGTTCGAACAGACCCGTCGGATCTTCATGGCGACGACGGCCGCCGCCGCCGCCGCCGGGACCACGGCCTTCGCCGCCGCGCCGGCCAGGACCGCGCCGAAATATACCCGCTACAATCTCAACAGCCCCAAGGGCCAGGAGATGCTGAAGAGCTACGCCAAGGGCGTGGCCGCCATGCTGGCCCTGCCGGCCGACCATCCGCAGAACTGGTTCCGCAACGCCTTCGTCCACCTGATGGACTGCCCGCACGGCAACTGGTGGTTCTACGTCTGGCATCGCGGCTTCATCGGCTACTTCGAGGAGACCATCCGCAACCTCAGCGGCAACCCGGAGTTCGCCCTGCCCTACTGGGACTGGACCGAGACCCCGAAAATCCCCGCCGGCCTGTTCGACGGCCCGCTGACCCCGACCGACGCCGCCTTCGCGCCGACGACCGGCAACCTCAACATCTTCACCAGCAAGATGAAGCCGGCGATGAAGGCTTACTGGGACAAACTCAGTTCGGCCCAGCGCTCACAGCTGATCAAGCGCGGCTACAAGACCTTCGACCTGATGTGGAACGACGTCACCGGCTACAGTCCCTCGGCCGACGCCGGCATCTCCGGCAACATGGCCTACGCCATCACCTGCGGCTCTCGCTACCTGTCGCCGGACAACCCGAACTTCGACGCCAAGACCCTCGACGCCGTCTCGCCCAGGAAGATCGCCGCCGGCCTGTCGCCGCTCGACTACTACAACGAGGACAACACCAAGAGCTTCACCAGCTCCAAGACCCCGTCGCACAACACCGCCCCCAGCGGCGCGACCAAGTTTTCGGTGCTGGAGGGCTTCCCGCACAACAAGGTCCACAACTGCATCGGCGGCGTCGGCGCGGTCGATCCGGGGCCCTACGGGTCGATGACCAACTTCCTGTCGCCGGTCGATCCGATCTTCTTCATGCACCACGCCAACATGGACCGGCTGTGGGACGTCTGGACCCGCAAGCAGGAGAAACTGGGCCTGCCCATCCTGCCGACCGGCCCCGACCTGCGCACCCTGTCGGAGGAGCCTTTCCTGTTCTTCGTCAACGGCCAGGGCGAATATGTCGGCTACTCCAAGGCCGGCGCCTATCTCAGCACCGCCGCCTTCGACTACGGCTACGAGCCGGCCCGCGACGATGGCCTGCTGCTGACCGCCAGGCCGAAGCTCAAGGGCCGCAAGGCCGCCGCCCCCTATGCGGTCATGGCCCAGCCCGACGGCCCCGGGGCCACGGCGGCCATCCCGCGCGGCGTCATCGACGACCACCTGGCCGACCGCCTGCCCGCCCCGCTGATCGCCCAGGTGACCATCGCCCGGCCCGGCGGCTATTCGACGACCCGGGAGTTCGACGTGCTGATCAATGCCCCGCCTGGTGTCACCCATGTCGAGGCCGACAGCCCATACTACGCCGGCACGGTCTCCTTCGTCGGCCCGATCATGGCCATGCACGGTGATCATGGCGATCACGGCGGCATGGAGATGTCGGCCGACACCACCTTCGCCGTGCCGCTGCCGCAACGGCCGCAGGCCTTCAACCTTCTCGGCGCGACAGCGCCGGTAGCCGTCAACATCCGGGTCATCCCGGCCCACGACCGCGACGCCGCCGCGCCGATCCTCAAGGCGGTGTCGGTCCACAGCTACTAG
- a CDS encoding DUF3253 domain-containing protein, which translates to MTSPIEDAILSQLADLPAGKSIDPANVAKIILPERWQRALGQVRSTAVGMARAGQVVILRHNKPADPDTFKGVYRLRLPMEGDVIPSGGADNGED; encoded by the coding sequence ATGACCTCGCCCATCGAAGACGCCATCCTCTCCCAGCTCGCCGACCTGCCGGCCGGCAAGAGCATCGACCCGGCCAATGTCGCCAAGATCATCCTGCCCGAGCGCTGGCAGCGGGCGCTGGGCCAAGTGCGTTCGACGGCCGTCGGCATGGCGCGGGCCGGTCAGGTGGTGATCCTGCGGCACAACAAGCCGGCCGATCCCGATACCTTCAAAGGTGTGTATCGGCTTAGACTGCCAATGGAAGGCGACGTCATTCCAAGCGGCGGCGCTGATAACGGGGAGGACTGA
- a CDS encoding glutathione S-transferase family protein — protein MIVYGGTLSPFVRKTLAAAAEKGIEVESKPTRFGQPDPEFDAVSPFRKIPALRDGDFTVCDSSAIIHYFEATKPEPALIPAEARERAMVIWFDEFADTIMVAAAGPMFFNRVVAPLLKMQGDEEAAKKGEKALEPVLDYLESLAPEPGEFLVGGKLSLADIAVASPFANLRHLQFDLSRWPRTMAWSEAMLARPSFAAMVARESKMFGR, from the coding sequence ATGATCGTCTATGGCGGGACACTGTCGCCGTTCGTGCGCAAGACCCTGGCGGCCGCGGCCGAGAAGGGCATCGAGGTCGAGAGCAAGCCGACGCGGTTCGGCCAGCCGGACCCGGAGTTCGACGCGGTCAGCCCCTTCCGCAAGATCCCGGCCCTGCGGGACGGGGATTTCACGGTCTGCGACTCCAGCGCCATCATCCACTATTTCGAGGCCACCAAGCCTGAACCGGCCCTGATCCCGGCCGAGGCCAGGGAACGGGCCATGGTCATCTGGTTCGACGAGTTCGCCGACACCATCATGGTCGCGGCGGCGGGGCCGATGTTCTTCAACCGCGTCGTCGCGCCCCTGCTGAAGATGCAGGGCGACGAGGAGGCGGCGAAGAAGGGCGAGAAGGCGCTGGAGCCGGTGCTCGACTATCTGGAGAGCCTCGCGCCCGAGCCGGGCGAGTTCCTGGTCGGCGGCAAGCTGAGCCTGGCCGACATCGCCGTGGCCAGCCCGTTCGCCAACCTGCGCCACCTGCAGTTCGACCTGTCGCGCTGGCCCAGGACCATGGCCTGGTCGGAGGCGATGCTGGCGCGGCCGTCGTTCGCGGCCATGGTGGCGCGCGAATCGAAGATGTTTGGCCGCTAG
- a CDS encoding uracil-DNA glycosylase family protein, with product MSLDAVLADIAACRACAGELPHEPRPVTRVSGRTRLLICGQAPGRRVHESGLPFDDPSGERLRSWMGIDRATFYGRPEIGVAAMAFCFPGTNPKGGDFPPPPRCAQLWRPRLMAALPKMELTLLVGGYAQVWALGDRAKRNMTETVAAWTEYLPHYLPMPHPSWRNTAWLKRNPWFEDEVTPYLRHRVADILAE from the coding sequence ATGAGCCTCGACGCCGTTCTTGCCGATATCGCCGCCTGCCGCGCCTGCGCCGGTGAACTGCCGCATGAGCCGAGACCGGTGACCCGGGTCTCGGGCCGGACGCGCCTGCTGATCTGCGGTCAGGCGCCCGGGCGGCGGGTGCATGAGAGCGGGCTGCCGTTCGACGATCCGTCGGGCGAGCGGCTGCGGTCCTGGATGGGCATCGACCGGGCGACCTTCTATGGCCGGCCGGAGATCGGCGTGGCGGCCATGGCCTTCTGCTTTCCGGGGACCAATCCCAAGGGCGGCGACTTCCCGCCGCCGCCGCGCTGTGCCCAGCTTTGGCGGCCCCGGCTGATGGCGGCGCTGCCGAAGATGGAGCTAACCCTGCTGGTCGGCGGCTATGCGCAGGTCTGGGCGCTGGGCGACCGCGCCAAACGCAACATGACCGAGACCGTGGCGGCCTGGACCGAGTATCTGCCCCACTATCTGCCCATGCCGCATCCCAGCTGGCGCAACACGGCCTGGCTGAAGCGCAACCCGTGGTTCGAGGATGAGGTGACGCCCTATCTTCGCCATCGGGTCGCTGACATTCTGGCGGAATGA
- a CDS encoding alpha/beta hydrolase has protein sequence MNRRLFLLSAVAASALSACAPMALQSPLTPTAEFAGPGFDGEWFVSFDGARLGTSRWPTQGEPKVVLVGLHGMNDYANAFHMAAPDWAARGIATYAFDQRGFGRSVGRGIWAGRELMSEDLRVFVDLVKARHPGVPVVVAGESMGGAVAICAFASDRPPVADRLLLLAPAVWGWSSQPLPYKTVLWITARITPDRPVEPPGWLTNTIHPSDNREEMLAMGRDRLMIWGARPDTISGLVDLMEAAWAEIGAVKVPVAYLYGANDQVIPEAPSRQAAARLKAGDRTAFYAKGYHLLIRDHQRQTVIDDAASFMLTPEAPLPSGAPRIPPPRAKPSRV, from the coding sequence ATGAACCGCCGCCTGTTCCTGCTCAGCGCCGTCGCCGCCTCGGCCTTGAGCGCCTGCGCGCCGATGGCCCTGCAGTCGCCGCTGACGCCGACGGCGGAGTTTGCCGGACCTGGCTTCGACGGCGAGTGGTTCGTCAGTTTCGACGGGGCGCGGCTGGGGACGAGCCGCTGGCCGACGCAGGGCGAGCCGAAGGTGGTGCTGGTCGGTCTGCACGGCATGAACGACTACGCCAACGCCTTTCACATGGCCGCGCCCGACTGGGCGGCGCGGGGCATCGCCACCTATGCCTTCGACCAGCGCGGTTTCGGCCGCTCGGTCGGGCGGGGCATCTGGGCCGGGCGTGAGTTGATGAGCGAGGACCTGCGGGTGTTCGTGGACCTGGTTAAGGCCCGGCATCCGGGCGTGCCCGTGGTGGTGGCGGGGGAGAGCATGGGCGGGGCGGTGGCCATCTGCGCCTTCGCCTCGGACCGGCCGCCGGTGGCGGACCGGCTGCTGCTGCTGGCCCCGGCGGTGTGGGGCTGGTCCAGCCAGCCGCTGCCCTACAAGACCGTGCTGTGGATCACCGCCCGGATCACCCCGGACCGGCCGGTGGAGCCGCCCGGCTGGCTGACCAACACCATCCATCCCTCGGACAATCGCGAGGAGATGCTGGCCATGGGCCGCGACCGGCTGATGATCTGGGGCGCCCGGCCCGACACGATCAGCGGCCTGGTGGACCTGATGGAAGCGGCCTGGGCGGAGATCGGGGCGGTCAAGGTTCCGGTCGCCTACCTCTACGGGGCCAACGACCAGGTAATCCCGGAGGCCCCGTCGCGGCAGGCGGCGGCGAGGCTCAAAGCCGGCGACAGGACCGCCTTCTACGCCAAGGGCTATCACCTGCTGATCCGCGATCATCAGCGCCAGACGGTCATCGACGACGCCGCCAGCTTCATGCTGACCCCCGAGGCGCCGCTGCCTTCGGGCGCGCCGCGCATTCCCCCGCCCAGAGCGAAGCCTTCCCGCGTTTGA